TAGTAATGtccaaatgaaaaacaaaacccTGCCCAGACATTCCTCCGTTTATTCTCGATGTGTAAAAAGTTGCCATGTGTAGTCGATGATGGCCGGTGGTGGTGCGTCCCCCCTCCTCTGGTGCGGCAACTCTACCATTTCATCCAACAGATTAGTCCACATTCCTCATTTTGGCCAAAAAAAATCGTTCACTGGTAGAAATCAGAATGAAGAAACAATCCGAATGAAATACTTGAATTTCAAAACAGCCACGCTGACTGAAAGGCTAACGCAAGCAGAGAAGAGTAGAAGGTTGGCTaagaaaatatataaataataaatatatatctaCCTGTAATATATAACTGCTTGCTGAAATCACATGGGACATTTGCCAGCTATTTTACAGCGTCATATCATTATAATAATGAAGAATATTTACATAATTATTAAATAATATACTGAAATACATTGTGTAAGCACCATTTTAAAACAGCGCCCTGCGGCACACCTGCTCCGCCCCCTTCCCTGGTCATGTGACATAAATAGGAAgtcccatctctcccccctcccccatccgtAAGcagcgggggaggaggagggggtgtgtgCTCTGGACCAGAGTGGGGTGGCTTGTGGTGGCGTCTGGTGGCCACGGGACAGTGGAGTAGCTATTGGGTGGATGAGGGATGTGGCATAAGGTGACATCAGGTtgtcgtcttgtctcgtctcctctcctctcggacGGAGGAAAGGGGAGGGCTTGTCTACTCGGCCTTCTTGGACTTCCTCTTGCGCGTTCCTTCGCTCAGCTCCTCCTTGGTCTTGACGGGGGAGGGTGCGGGGGCGGCGGGGGCGTGGTGCTCCTCCTCGGAGCCCAGGGGAGAGCCGAAGAGGAGGTGGCACACCCAGCCCTCCACCAGGGCGAAGGGAGAGCCGTGGGAGTGTTTGGCGGTCATGACCACCTGCAGGGACACCAAAGGAGAAGGTTAAAGTCCGTACATCCCAAAGGCCACACTAATAACAGGCTCATGCCATTGCCCCAGGACATTGTTTCTCAACGAGGGATCTAGTATTTTTTTTGATTAATGCAAGTTTTGGCTCCACAACGCTAAGATTTTCATCATGTATGCATCGGTTCAAGATTAGGTTCAGGAACGGGCACAGGCACAGGTTATGTGTTGGCCTGACCATGCTACTGGAGAGAACTTCTGCTGGTAAGACTGGGGGACAGGGGAGTCATGATGCTCTCCTATGAAGTTTAGGTGtggtatgacataacagtgtcgtaacagtGTCGTAACCCAGTAAagccataaacattatgtccatttcATAAAAAATGTATGAttgttgtcattaagtgacattcggttatggttaaGACAAGCCTGCAAAAGGCAACTTTTCAttgccataaaacgtttatgaaattgacatgtttgtgacatgtttgtgaatgtgtatgacttgtccatgacagtgccatgacactgttttgacattaTTATGACATTGTCATGTCATGCtgcgtatgacaccggcgtcaagtaaagtgtaaccaaagatTCTTGAAACAGGTTTCTGAAGATTAACCTGcagataataataatacctaataataataataatacataagttTTAAATAGCACTTTTCATTACACTCAAAGTAGCTTTAAAACCCATCTAACCtaccttgttattattattattattattattattattattattaatgttattattattattcttattgtgATTACCTTGGAGGTGGCCATGAAGAGTGTGAAGATGCAGATGAGTGTGCTCTTGGACACGGGGAGGATGTGGGCCTCCATCAGCGTAAACAGAATGGCTCCATACAGACTGGCCTTGGTTgggctgatgacacacacacacacgcacgcacgcacacacacacacatagatacacacacacacacacacacacacacacacacacacacacacacacgcgcacgcgcgcgcacacacacagagagggagcgagtaagacagtaagtaagtaagcagaCTGTGTTTGAACAAGCTTAACTGGAGAAGTGCACATATTAACTTCAGCCCAAGTCATATTCAAACCTCGATAACAGTGTTATGGAGATGGAGTGTACTGatgaagaaatgtgtgtgtgtgtgtgtgtgtgtgtgtgtgtgtgtgtgtgtgtgcgtgtgtgtgtgtgggtgggtgggtggctgggtgtgtgtgtgtgtgtgtgggtgggtgtgtgtttgcatgtgcatgcacgaatgtgtgtgtgtgtgtgtgtgtgtgtgtgtgtgtgtgtgtgtgtgtgtgtgtgtgtgtgtgtgtgtgtgtgtgtgtgtgtgtgtgtgtgtgtgtgtgtactcacaatgACATGTTGAGGATCTCATTGGTCTCTGGTTTCCACACACCCCTCACCAACTGCTCAAAGTTGGACATGAGAGCCACTCCAGAGCCTGGAGACAGGAGGCAGAGATTAGCAGGAGGTGAGGGTGagtgtatgagaaagagagagagagagaaatagagagacagagagaaggaaagagatgggggaaagagacagagagggggggaagagagagagagagagagagagagagggagagagagagagagggagagagagagagagagagagagagagagagagagagagagggagagagagagagagagagagagcacgcaagACAGCAGAGAGAACACAAGATAACTCTGATCAGATATCTGATCAGGATTAAGATGAGGCAGACTTCTGTAAGACCGAACTGCTAAatggactcacacacacgcatatgcacacacacacacacacacacacacacacacacacacacacacacacacacacacacacacacacacacacacacacacacacacacacacatacctactgtACTGCACATAGGGAataacatgcacatgcagacacagacactgaaacTACCACTACCTTTtacatatcacattacagtaatgTCCTCTTTGTGTGCAACATCAGTCAAGGCTCCTGGTTTCCTTTTAACTGCCACGTACCCCACAAATAGTACATGTTTGATTTGATTTCAATTGATTTGATTTGACTGCTCTCCTTTGACATATCAGAGATGATCTTTCtacctttctatctatctatctatctatctatctatctatctatctatctatctatctatctatctatctatctatctatctatctatctatctatctatctatctatctatccatctagcTATCcatctagctagctagctagctattcATCTagctatccatctatctatctatctatctatctatctgtgtttGGTCATGACATGTAATCCGCTCTTGGTGTTCACCTTTGACGTATCCGGTGATGATCATGATGAGGTATCCGCTGTGGTACGCGTGGTGGGCGTGGTGTACGCCGGCGGCGATCTTGCGGGCACGGACCACCTCCTTCAGGGCCACCAGCACCAGCTTGATGGGCAGGAAGGCCACACACTTGTAGAACAGGTTCAGGGGGCAGTAGAAGATCAGGTACCTGCAAAATGGAAAAGTCCCAATCAGATCTCAcgcccaggggtgccgacagggggggacaaaggggacagttgtcccggggcccaagtagagaggggccccagagtTGGTTCCTCAATACATAGTATCAATGGGgctggggggacctttcagagcGCCCCTGCTCATGCCATATCACAGCCAATTCCTTTCAGCCAAGTGCAGGGTCAAAGCATTAAGTTAATGAAGGGCAAGGAAGAactgcacaccgatgagctccctttcTTAATTTCTTACGTCACGAAAATAAAGATGGATTTTAAAAAGAGCTTATCAGTGTGCGGCAAAtgtgaaagtaaaagtgaaaatgaaacacGGTTTCCTTAcagcacaggtaacttatctgagtaaccagtggacagacatgtgtacttgtcttacgatcagctgactctgcactggtttggATTAAGTTTGTGgggggttcttgttaggttttagtgtttttcagtaacaacacagtctatctcattaggtaaaatggagtaaatggtgtaatagctatgtaatatcatatgctagtgttgttacctccgccaaggaggttatgttttctgatttgtttgactgtctgtttgattgtctgtctgtcagctggaTGACTGAAAAACGTATGACCATAGGACTGAACTGTTGGGTTGATCAATGTTTCATAGACCAGAAGCTCTTTTTTGAAAACTTTAGATGGAGTGTCCACACAGCACGGGGATGAGGGGGAGGGACAGTGTGTGAGTATGGAAATTTATGGAAATGTGAAGGTAACCGACAGgtaagagaggacagaaagagaaagagaaagagaaagagaaaacataGAAGGAGAATAATAACTATACAGTATGAGAATGGGAAACACTGTCATACTAATAACATATGCCATGCGTATATTTCTTTGCTTGTGTACACTAAAGTAATCTCAAGTTGGCCTCTTTAGTTACACTACAGTTTGTTGCCTTTGGTGGTACGGCATCCATACgtccataatgcatgccgtacctcctgtggcacgctgtaatagtcattgaaaagctagctaccatagtactacactactatgacataacacagggcctttagtaatgcactatgacttgttcattgccattctggtaacagaaaatttATAGcagtgtgtcttaacgggttaacccCTTAGACCAGagttgtaaccttactgtcacttaaattgtaatggctatgtcttaatctgttacttacggctctcagtaatgtcatagcaatgttgttataagttgagtattttcagcaaatagtgaattggcCCACCGGTGACCACATCTGCGCTAAGAGGCTACGTTCTTATTGCCATAGCAAGCCGTGTCCTTAGAGCCATGACAGGGAGTCATACAGTGGGCAGTGGGCAGTGGGCCGAGAAGTCCTGAGCCAAGGGGGCATTGCAATAAGGGCCCCACGAAGCAGGGGGGGGCACACAGAGTAATATTTGGGTGTTTTTAACatattaatataaaataaatgtgtgtgtgtgtgtgtgtgtgtgtgggggggggggtccagtcagcttagtgagtatgtgtatatgtgagagagagagcatgtgtggtggtactcaagagtgtgctatacttttactgtaatgtacaattatgtgtataaggtctttgtgtatgttttttatttgtgtatttatgtgagcTGAGTGCAGAcaccttaaccccttaatgcacgccgtacctcctgaggcacgctgtaatagtcgttgaaagttaattactatagcactacactactatgacagtgcacagggcctttagtgataaaatacgacttggtcattgtcattctggtaacagcttatttataatgccgtgtcttaagggataatttcctttgggattaataaaagcactctactactagtagtgcaatgtaatgtaatgtaatgtaatgtaatgtattgtaacataTGACTGTGACGTGAGGGAGAACAGGCCTCACCAGACGGCTGTGGCGAGCAGCACATGGTTGTTGACCAAAGCACCTACcgtaatcccacactgctccagtcagctaagtaatgcaatgtaatgtaatgtaatgtaatgtcatataatgCAACATGATGGACGGAGAGAGGGCCTCACCAGACGGCGGTGGCGAGGAGGATGTGGCTGTTGTGTTGGAAATAGTCGACGGGGCACACGCCGAGGATGATGTCAGCGAGGATGTAGCTGCCAAAGCAGTAGAGCATAGCGCACAGCCAGGAGGCCACGGGACTCTTGCGGGAGACCTCCACCGAGCCTACAGCacagcacgtcacacacacacacacacacacacacacacacacacacacacacacacacacacacacacacacacacacacacacacacacacacacacacacacacacacacacagctcatttaGCTAGGTCACCATAACAGACATATTTTCAGGACACAgatcacttgaacacacacaccaactgtaatacgggagaggagagagacacagagagtgagggagagggagagatagatagagggtgtgcaatctctctctctctctctctctctctctctctctctctctctctctctctctctctctctctctctctctctcccacacacacacacagaaacagtccCAAAAGCCTTCCAATTCATTTGCACAACGAGCGGGCAGCACGCGACAGGTGTGATCAGGCCCCAGGAACATGTCAGTGGGCATTTTGACAGAAAGCCGATCCTTCCAAATGTGGACTAAAAATAAATGGTCTCTTCCTTGTCTCACAGTACCACTGGCTAGCCGGGATCAAACTCTGACCTATAGCACCCGCACAGTGTTAAGCTAATTCGGTCCAGAGTGCGAACCGACAAACAACTGTCACAGACATGCTGCCCGATCTCAAAATACCTCCACCAGGACAGTACTGTATAGGAGAATCTATATGTTGGATTCTTGCTTAAGAAACAAGTGCAAGTATCTGTGAAGCTCtatttatttccctctctctctctctcgctactcctgtgtgtgtgtgtgtgtgtgtgtgtgtgtgtgtgtgtgtgtgtgtgtgtgtgtgtgtgtgtgtgtgtgtgtgtgtgtgtgtgtgtgtgtgtgtgtgtgtgtgtgtttgtgtgtgtctatgtgtcaatgagagaggggggggagagagagagagagagagagagagagagagagagagagagagagagagagagagagagagagagagagagagtgtgtgtgtgtgtgtgtgtgtgtgtgtcagtgtgctgaATGCCTACAATGTGTGggacctactgtaggctacataaggATCTAGGTTTGAGCAACTTTGACCAACTGCAGTCTATTCAACTCCCACTGAAATACACCTTGCAATTATTATTCAAGCAGCAAATGGAAAATGAATTAGGCTGAGCTGATCTCTCGGACAACTACTGTCTATTTAAGGAtattctatttttactgccctccAACTTTGGTATGTGGCCCACTCTATCAAATGTCATGGGGGCGCAAAGGGAAGTAGCTTTGCCTTCTACAATGGATAAAATGTAAATATTCACATAAAGCGACAAGAATCCCAAAATACTACAGCTTTGGACAGATTTTCTCAGTCCCTGAGAGTTGCATCAGACTTGCTTTAAAATGTATTCCCCGGTGCAAATGAGGTCACAAGCTTCTATTAATCGCGTATTAATCACGGGGGGTGCCTGCTAATAGACTTCTATGAAGGTAACCTACATTGTGTTGAATAAATAACGACTGAAGTTGCCTACGCGCAGTGCTACCCATGGGAGACAGCGGCAATGCATGCGAACACCTGTCCACCTGTCTTCTTGCCCCAAACACATTtcaacccccaaaaaaaccatcTCACTCACCCGGCTCATACTTGAGGTAGAGTATGGAAACGATGTAGTAAGCAAGATCAAAAACTGGAAACATGGCCATTTTAGAAAAATAGCTGGACACTTCGCCCAGGTTTAACGCTGATAACACGTCCATGATGTTTTCGATTTAAAAAAACACTACCACATGCACTTATTCAATGATCTGCGCAGAAAGAATTCATACACCGTGTCCGGCCACTTGCGACGAAGCCCTCCGTCTCCACGAGTCAAAACTCCCTCAGCCAAGCTCTCCTATTAATAGCCCAAACTGTAGGCTGCCTCATCCGCGCAGCCTTTTCTGCTGAGCCATTTACAGAACGACCACTGCTCGCCCTGTCAGTATTTAGTATTTCTCTGTTAAGCCCATCTTCGCTCTTATTGTGGCATAGCGCGTTGCGCGCTACGCGAGGTCATCCGTTGCGTTATGGCGACACCAAGGTGAAATATCGTCAGGTGCAGGAGAGACGATGCGCATTATCGATGCGCCATCTCTAGCTCCAACCGCGCTGTGTTTGGTTGTCTTTACCTAAATCGTGAAGGCTACGGATTGTGCGCTCTGAGCCGAATCTCTAACTTCGTCAAAATGATAGCGCGCACAGTCGGAACTTTACGATGCAAGAGCTTAAAATAGAAACGCTTCTGACAATAGGTTATGTTTGGCTGGATGGGGGGATAGCGcagctcacacatgcacgcacacataaaacaaaacaaacgttgTGCTGGATTGGAGATAATCGCTTTATTCTCTGGGGTGTCAGATGTTGTTACGCgcgcatgtgcatatgcataatAGCCTATAACAACAGGCACCGCATACTATTCGCATCCTAATCACTGATTTAGCCTTTTAATAAATTGGTCAATGCAAATAATATGTAAAAAGTTTTCATCTGTTCATTTTATTCTGATGTATTGTGTGTGCTAACATCTGCAGGGGCTATTTGGCGTGTAATGCAACTTGGGTAAATTGATAGTTGGCCAGATGAAGAGCTAAAAGGAGCCATTGCACATATTCATAGCCAGTGACTAAAAAGTAATCACAAAATCATGCCCTGATGATTTagggctaggcaggcagccgcgtggagcccccaagcccctggatggtgaataacaccTCGCACTGTGCTACAGTAGTGgcacatttctttcaaatgttcacaccTTTGaaattttgcttggggccccagatGAACCTTGTAGCCTCTGCCCACACCTTGACCATGTCTCACCCACTGGGCACCACTGGGCCTTAGTGGAgcgcagggctggattggccataatgcatgcagggcatttgcccggtggactgttgatgattttggcctggtcctcccctcaatgtagtggtatcagtcctaatTCTGCAACAGCAGAGCTCTCCGAGTCTGATTTTATATAAGTTAATTAATACTCATTTTGGCAGTTGTGGTCAAAATGGTTCATAGTAGATGACTAAACATTTTGCCACAGGCTTCATTATCTCTTTCAATGcatggtggaccggtcttggctgaaaatgcctgtcaGATTAGCTGAACTAATTAAGGTCACAAAAAGTGTTTTGTATGATAGTTAAGGACATTTTTACAACTTGTACAACCAACACCAATATATTGCCTTTTCGCCCCAACTAGTATGTTACCAATGTTCTTCAGAAGACGTGGGCCTCAGAAAAAATCACAAAAAGTGCATAGAGGTTAGAGGTGTTGTACTAACCGACACCACTGGATTGCTGACCAGCCTCCAAATATCCATCGGCAGCAATGACTATCTCTTGATGAGGACACCATCTATGGGTAAAACCacaaattaaccccttaagacacggctttatacatttgttgtgacCAGtaaggtaatgaccaagtcgtggtgcattactaaagggcctgtgttgtgccatagtattgtagtgctatggtagttacatttcaatgactattacagcgtgccactggaggtacggcacgcattaaggggctaccagagCTCTTAATTAActtctttcatcaccagccaaaatggctaatagatctTAAGTTAGTAGCCaaagacacactcactaatgagtcaaagtgcctagtaagttggtcttttcttctagccaaactcaaatttcaccagcatttttttacattacattacacttagctgacgcttttatccaggcCCTGCCATGGATGAAGcggctggtaagggtgggatttgaaccagcaaccctctgatcaggCCAGCGCTCTAACGTTGAGTATTTGTCCGGTTGGCTGGTATTCATTTTTTGTATTACAtaacatttagctgatgcttttactcaaagccacttatgcctcttttccactgccgtttttccggtaggcctacagttcgacacagcatgactcagccgccactttttgcttttcgattgggcacgacacagatcaattgaagagcaaaaagtggcggccaccGAGTCACAAtactagccttggtctcattagccgcgcttcagcggcccggggccgcccggggccgcccggggctcaggagagtggccggctcggagctgccggccccgggccattttttgcctgatcggactcatagccgaccccaggcacattcaggtacacgccttgtttgtgaaacgtcagtcgggcacagcccactttcgccccaaatcacagaaggacaacaacagaacaacgacaaagaaggagaagaaatggagcaaactctgctggagcaggtcgccgtttggctcgtagcctacggacaaagacgacaagaactgcaaagaaaatggcttgcctttcaagaacagttttattacatggcaaagttgtcgattcagaagctgtatgggacgcagcgcatgttaagaagacaaagacgcatgaaaatacgagcagctcgacaactgagagtgaacagaaggagacgtgcgaacatgcccagttaatccccccaatcgcgcacagaagcatgagccccggacatagcgagacatgaatgtgcaggtaattgaataagttaccatgtgaaaggagaccaaatcccggagacatagcaccttcatcagttgctatagaaaattatgagccccggacatagcgacacacaccctcgttgcggcgtgccacctgtctattcattcatgttatttccatccatttgacattaaagcccttgtgtaaatttcaaactgtgtttggcgatctgtctgaaacgtgcgatatagcctaccagaccttcggcgataatagcgcaaaagctaaataagccgacataaatgtcatgtgtgagtattttttagacactttttattggtgtccagtggaaagcatgccaaatcacgataatggcacaagagttggcggctaaaagcagaaaaaagccaacatgacttagctatgacatcccaagtttaagtgtagtgccactacagtagtggtgcccatgatgccctgataacaacaaaaaagttatgttggctaaataactttaaaaacacaaacagaagtgccaaggttgcatcttatgaaattatgccataagaaagccaaacaccccaaactaatgcttaaccataatttgcccagaatttagcgataagtcccccatgcagccacattattacacagaggttgaccccgcctccgagcctcggcggtgcttgatggccccggatggcccatcgaattcgacgggccagggaaagcggcccttagccccacaacctggcccggcggccatctttagcacctagcccccttttgatgagatcaccgtctgcccccttttgtccgggcctgcaatgagactaaggctaatgtgtcgagctgtaggcctactagaaaatcagcagtggaaaagaggcaatagttaTTTACAGGGGCTAAGTCCCTTGCTCAAGTAcaattcagccatggagtggGGTAGGGAGTGGgagtgatctaaagcccatctccttaaaggggtatgccactattttggggcttaatacagttaaaatcgtt
This is a stretch of genomic DNA from Engraulis encrasicolus isolate BLACKSEA-1 chromosome 6, IST_EnEncr_1.0, whole genome shotgun sequence. It encodes these proteins:
- the tmem38a gene encoding trimeric intracellular cation channel type A, with product MDVLSALNLGEVSSYFSKMAMFPVFDLAYYIVSILYLKYEPGSVEVSRKSPVASWLCAMLYCFGSYILADIILGVCPVDYFQHNSHILLATAVWYLIFYCPLNLFYKCVAFLPIKLVLVALKEVVRARKIAAGVHHAHHAYHSGYLIMIITGYVKGSGVALMSNFEQLVRGVWKPETNEILNMSFPTKASLYGAILFTLMEAHILPVSKSTLICIFTLFMATSKVVMTAKHSHGSPFALVEGWVCHLLFGSPLGSEEEHHAPAAPAPSPVKTKEELSEGTRKRKSKKAE